ACTCCACCACGAGCTCGTCGCGCGGCCGGCGCGCGGGCCGGCGCACGGTGCGCCACAACAGCGCGAGCGCCCCCACGCCCACGACCAGGTGCAGGGCGTGCACCCCGGTGATGGCGAAGTAGTACATGAAGAAGTCCGCGCGCTCGGGCGTGTCGCCGGCGCCGAGCAGCTCGGCCCACTCCAGGCCCTTGACGGCCAGGAAGGCCGCGGCGCAGGCGAGCGTGAGGGCGACGAACCGGCGGGCGTCGCGCTCGCCGCCCTCGAGGCGGAACGCCCGCACGGCCGAGGCGACGAAGAGCGAGCTGGTGAGCAGCACCAGCGTGTTGAGGACGCCGAGGCCCGGCGACAGCGCGCTCCCCGCCTCGGCGAAGCCCGCCGGGTCGCCGCCGCGGGCGACGAGGTACGCGCCGAAGAACAGCGCGAAGACGGTCATGTCGCCCAGCAGCAGGACCCACAGTCCTGCCTCGCCCGGGACGCGCCCCGCCGCCGGCCGGACCGGCGCCGACGACGCGGCCGCCACGGGGCGCCGGGCCCG
The DNA window shown above is from Conexibacter sp. SYSU D00693 and carries:
- a CDS encoding cytochrome c oxidase subunit 3 is translated as MSDLPAFLQPPPPRARRPVAAASSAPVRPAAGRVPGEAGLWVLLLGDMTVFALFFGAYLVARGGDPAGFAEAGSALSPGLGVLNTLVLLTSSLFVASAVRAFRLEGGERDARRFVALTLACAAAFLAVKGLEWAELLGAGDTPERADFFMYYFAITGVHALHLVVGVGALALLWRTVRRPARRPRDELVVECAAGYWHMVDLLWLLIFPLLYMAAA